Part of the Gramella sp. Hel_I_59 genome, TTCTCGCGGGAATGGCAGCGATTCAGCAATTTTGTAGCATTGGAAAACATGCATTTGTTACCGGTGGATCTATGGTTAGAAAAGATGTTCCGCCATTTGTAAAAGCGGGTAGAGAACCTCTAAGTTATGTAGGTATCAATTCTATCGGACTAAGAAGAAGAGGTTTTTCTACCGAAAAGATCAGGGAAATTCAGGATATTTATAGAATATTATACCAGAAGAATTACAATAATTCCCAGGCGGTAGCGATCATTGAAGCTGAAATGCAGGCAACCGCAGAAAGGGACGAAATATTAGAATTTATTAAAAACTCACAAAGAGGTATCATGAAAGGATACTTCAGCTCAAACTAAAAACTTATGGCTAGTACCAGTGATATCAGAAACGGTTTATGTATTCGTTACAACCACGATATTTATAAGATTACCGAATTTCTACATGTAAAACCAGGGAAAGGTCCGGCTTTCGTTAGAACTAAACTAAAAAGTGTTACTACAGGAAAAGTTCTTGATAACACATTTTCCGCAGGGCATAAGATCGAAGATATTCGAGTTGAAACTCATAAATTTCAGTTCCTATATGAAGATGGCGAGTTCTGGCATTTTATGAACGTTGAAGATTATACACAAATTAGACTTACTGAAAACGCTCTGGATATGCCGAAGCTTTTGAAGGAAGGCGAAGTGGTAACAATTCTTATTAATACTGAAGATAACATGCCACTTTCAGTAGAAATGCCCGGAAGTGTAGTGTTAGAAGTTACTCATACAGAACCTGGTTTAAAAGGAAATACCGCTACAAATGCTACAAAACCAGCAACCGTAGAAACTGGTTATGAGGTGAATGTTCCTCTTTTTATCAATGAAGGTGATAAGATCAAGATCGAAACCGAAAAAGGTACTTACAAAGAGAGAATTAAGGAGTAATCTATGAAATTCCCTCAAGAACATAGGCTATCTCAGATAGCAGATCTTATTGATTGTTCGTATGTAGGTGATGCAGATTTTCCTGTTCTGGGTATGAATGAGATTCACGTGGTGAATCCGGGAGATATCGTTTTTGTAGATCATCCTAAATATTACGATAAAGCACTTAACTCTGCAGCGACTGTTATTCTTATTAATAAAGAAGTGGACTGTCCAGATGGGAAAGCTTTGCTAATTTCTGAAGACCCATTTCGCGATTTCAATAAGCTTACACGCTATTTTAAACCATTCGAGAAGCTAAATGCTACTATCGCAGAATCTGCAAAGATCGGCGAAGGATCTATTGTGCAACCTAATGCTGTTATTGGCAATGATGTTTCCATTGGTAAGAACTGTCTTATCCACGCAAATGTTACCATCGGTGATAATTGTGTGATTGGAGATCATGTGATTATCCATAGTGGAACGGTACTGGGCGGTGATGCTTTTTATTATAAAAAGAGACCAGAAGGATTCGATAAATTATTATCAGGTGGTAGAGTAGTAGTGCAGGACCATGTAGAGATAGGAACGAATTGTTCGATAGATCGCGGGGTTACTGGAGATACTACAATTGGTGAAGGTTCTAAGCTTGATAATTTAATTCAGATCGGGCATGATACTGTTATCGGAAAAAATTGTTTATTAGCATCTCAAATTGGAATAGCCGGTTGTGTAATCGTAGAAGACGATGTCACGATCTGGGGACAGGTTGGAATTAGAAGTGATATTCGAATTGCTACCGGAACGGTTCTTATGGCACAATGCGGAGTTTCAAAAGATACTACACCTGGCACAACCTATTGGGGCACGCCTTTTGGTGAAGTACGAACAAAACTCAGAGAATATGCGGCGATCAAACAATTGCCGGAGATTGTCAAAAAATTAAAATAAGATTTATGGATCTAGAGACTAAAGATATTGTAACCAAATTTTACGAATCTAATTTCTATAAAGATGAAGAAGTGCTGAAGGCATATCTTCATCCAGATGTTGAATTACGCTGGTACGGTACTACAGGATTCAGAAAATTAAATTTAGAAGGTATTTCTGCGATTACGAAAGAGATTTCAGAATCATACGAATCATTGCGGGCTGAGACTGAAAAGATCATCTCCAGCGGGAATGAAGCTGCTATTCATTTTACATATTTCGTAAGAACTATAGAAAACCCCGAAGAGGAAATGCCGTTGGCGCATTTTGTCGCGATGTGGGAGCTGAAAGATGGAAAACTTTACAAGGGCACCCAAATTAGTCAGCTAGGTGAAGAGATCGACGATGATCCCTGGTCATAGAAACATTAAACCCTCTGATTCACAGAGGGTTTTTTTATAATTAATTACTTCTACGCTTGTAGAGTTAAATATTTATTCTACATTTGTAGAGAATCAATATCTTTACTATGTCACTTTCTAATGCTGAAGAAGAACTAATGCAATTGCTCTGGAAACAGGAGAAAGCTTTTATGAAAGAACTTATCGAAGCTTATCCTAATCCAAAACCTGCTACGACGACTATCGCAACTTTGCTTAAAAGAATGCAGGATAAAAATTTTGTTGCTTATGAGCAGATAGGTAGATCCAGAGAATATTATCCTAAAGTGAGCAAGAAAGCTTATTTCTCTAAAAGAATGAATGGAATGATCAAATCCTTTTTCGATAACTCTGCCTCCCAGTTTGCTTCTTTCTTTACTGAAGAAACAGATCTTACTGATGATGAATTGAAGAAATTGAGAAAACTGATTGATGATAAAATAAAAAAGGATTGAGATGCTGGAGTATATCTTAAAATCTGCGGGATGTTTGCTGGTTCTTTTTGCCTTCTATAAATTTTTTCTGGAAGCTGAAAAATCCAACAGGCTAAAGCGTTTTTATCTGATCTTCATGCTGTTGTTTTCAGCGATCCTACCATTTATTACCATTTCTTATGAGGTTGCTGCCAAAGAATTCGTTGACACTGCGCCGATGATAGTAAAATCATCTGAAAAATCATCAGCAGTACAGGAAGTTGGTTTTTTCGATCAATATGGGAGTCAGATATGGCTGGCAATTTACTTTATTGGATTTCTCGCGTTTTTGCTTCGGTTTATATGGAACCTTAATAAAATGCGATTGACAATAAAGAAAGGTCAACTTAAAAAAGAATTTCCGTATATCTATGTGCTGCTTGGTAATTCCATCAATCCTTTCAGTTTCCTGCATTATATATTCTTCAGTAGAAAGGAATTTAAAAACTCACAGATTTCAGAAGCGGTGATAGCACATGAAAAAGCGCATGTGGATCAAAAACATTCCTGGGATCTTCTATTTCTGGAACTGGTGAATGCGATTTTCTGGTTCAATCCTATATTTATATTCATCAAAAAATCCATCAAATTAAACCATGAGTTTCTCGCAGATGAGCAAGTACTTGCAAAGCATCAAAATCTGAGAGATTACAGTGAACTTCTTTTAGGTTACAGCCGGGGACAGGATCATAACGTTCTGGCAAGTCCCATTAATCATTCATTAATCAAAAAACGAATACTTATGATGACAAAAAATCTTTCAGCCAGACGGCTGAGTATGAAAATGCTGGTGTTGCTACCCATTCTTGGAGGTTGTATTTATACTTTCAATCAAGAAATTGTAGCGAAGCCAGTGCTATCAATTGATGAGAACTTGGAATTGATCGAGTTTCAGAAGAAAAAATCGGTTTATATCACAGTGAACAAAGAAGATATTCTTTTGTACGACAAGCCAGTATCTCTTAAAGATTTTGCTGAAGAGTTGGATAAAACTACGAAGGACTGGAACGACTGGCAGTTGAAAAACCCATATTTTTATGTAGACTTCGCTAATTCAACTACCGGTTTTATTGAGAAACTTAATGCTGAGTATCGCAAAACTGAATTATCCAGAATATCTGGAACCGAGTTTCTAGCTCCAAGCGCTCCAGAAACTGGTGCAACACCGCCACCACCTCCGCCACCGCCAGTACAGGCTATAGAAGGCAGAAATCCAGCCTCCCAAAGCTCAAATTCAAGTATTGGAGAACAGAGAGACAATCTCTTCAGTATTCAGGTTGCTGGCAGCACGCTTCGAGTAAATGGAGTGAAAACTAATCCTGGTAAGTTAAGTGAAACTCTGGATAAGCTTTCCGAAGGGATAACAGACGAAGAGTTGAAAATTTATAATTTCAGAATGCAAGTTATAGATCCAGCATCTGGATATATGGAATCTCTGAATAGCGAATTCAGAAAAAGCAGAATGTCTAAGGTTAGCGGTCATGATATACTTCCACCGCCACCTCCAGTGCACCGTGGTGAAGATCATCAAGTTCCTAAGCCTCCAAAACCGCCTAAGTCAACAAAACCACAAAAGGCTCCAAAACCACCAAAACCTCCTAAGAGGCCAAAGGCTGCTAAGACAGGGGAATTTGTTACAGGGGAGGAAGAGTTACTAGCCAATGAATCCTTAGAGGTAAACTATATAAAGGAAGAGATGGACAGTAAAGACCAGAAATTAAAGAACAAGTCAAAAGTCAAAGATAAGAACAAGCAAAATTCGGTACCAAATCCTCCAGCACCACCAGCCGCTCCAGATCCATTAAAGACAATTAAAGTGATCAATGCAGAGGGTGGAATTTTTTTCTATAATGGCAAAAAGATCTCGGCTAAAAAAGCAACTAAGATTATAGAATCAAAGAACTATACGAAGATCGTTGTTAACCAAACAGGAGATTCCGAAGGTTTTATGAAGATTACGGGAAGTAGATAGTTTTAGAAATCCCGATGTAAATTCATCGGGATTTCTCATTTCAGGATCATTTTATGTCAACTTTAAGGTTTTTTCTCGCAATAATCTATAAAATGACTTTAGGTTTTATATTTAAAAACATACTTTTGTGTTCCAAAATTAAAAGACATTTATGAGCGTTTTAGTCAATAAAGATTCTAAAGTAATCGTGCAAGGTTTTACCGGTAGTGAAGGTACTTTCCATGCTGAACAAATGATAGAATACGGTACAAATGTAGTTGGTGGAGTTACTCCTGGTAAAGGAGGACAAAAGCATCTTGATAAGCCAGTTTTTAATACAGTTTCTGAAGCTGTAGAGCAGGTTGGAGCAGATGTTTCTATCATCTTCGTGCCACCAGCTTTCGCTGCAGATGCCATTATGGAGGCTGCCGATGCTGGAATTAAAGTGATTATTACTATTACTGAAGGAATACCTGTTGCAGACATGGTAAAGGCTTCAGATTATATTAAAGACCGTGATTGCAGACTTATTGGACCTAACTGTCCAGGTGTGATCACTCCGGGAGAAGCTAAAGTTGGTATCATGCCAGGTTTCGTTTTCAAAAAAGGAAAAGTAGGGATCGTATCTAAATCTGGTACACTTACCTATGAAGCTGCAGATCAGGTTGTAAAACAAGGTCTTGGTATCACTACTGCGATTGGTATTGGTGGAGATCCAATTATTGGAACTACTACGAAAGAAGCAGTAGAATTGTTGATGAACGATGATGAAACTGAGTGTATCGTTATGATCGGTGAAATTGGAGGTCAGCTTGAAGCTGATGCTGCACAGTGGGTAAAACAAAACGGTAACAGAAAGCCAGTTGTTGGATTTATCGCTGGAGAAACTGCTCCTGCTGGACGTACAATGGGACATGCTGGTGCGATCGTTGGAGGAAGTGAAGACACTGCTCAGGCTAAAAAGAAAATTTTAAGAGAGAATGGAATCCACGTGGTTGATTCTCCTGCTGAAATAGGGATGAAAGTTGCTGAAGTTTTAAAAGGATAAGCAAACCCGAAATAATTTGAAACCCTTCTTATACTCTAAGAAGGGTTTTTTTATGCAATGCCTTAGGCTTTTGCTATATTTGGAAAGACAATTAACCAAGATCAAGTTATATGAAATTACTACAAGGAAAGAATGCCATCATAACAGGTGGTAGTAGAGGTATTGGAAAAGGAATCGCTCAGGTTTTTGCCGAGCATGGAGCCAATGTCGCATTCACCTATAATTCTTCGGCACAGTCTGCTGAAGATCTTGCAAAAGAATTAGAAGCTAAAGGTGTAAAAGCTAAAGCCTATCAATCTAATGCTGCCAGTTTCGAAGAAGCACAGAAATTGATCGATGATGTAAATGCTGAATTTGGATCTATAGACATCGTAATCAACAACGCTGGTATTACAAAGGATAACCTTTTAATGCGAATGAGCGAAGCAGATTTTGACAAGGTGATCGAGGTTAATCTGAAGTCTATTTTTAATATGACCAAAGCCGTACAAAGAACCATGCTTAAGCAACGTTCTGGTAGTATCATTAATATGAGTTCTGTAGTAGGAGTTACTGGAAATGCCGGACAATCAAACTACGCAGCTTCTAAAGCTGGGATCATTGGGTTTTCAAAATCGATGGCTCAGGAACTTGGTTCCAGAAACATTAGAACAAATGTAGTAGCTCCAGGTTTTATCGAAACCGAAATGACCGAGAAGCTTGACGAAAAAACAGTACAGGGCTGGAGAGATTCTATTCCTTTAAAACGTGGTGGAAAACCTGAAGATATCGCGAATACGTGTGTGTATCTTGGTAGTGACTTAAGTTCTTACGTGACCGGACAGGTGATACATGTAGATGGCGGAATGCATACTTAATTGAATAATCTTATGAATCTAAAATTAAATTGGAGTCAGTGGAAGGGACTTGCTATAATGGTCCTATCTGGAATCGCTACTTATTTGTTGCCTCAGGATTCCCTATTTCAGACTCTTGCGGGGGTATTAATGGGAGTGGGAGTGGCTATTCTTTTAAAATTTGTTCCGTTTAAATGGAGTGAATTAAATTTCAAAAGAAGATCTGCGAATTAAACGTAATATCTTTAAGGTTGAAAATAATCGAGCTTTGTAGCTTACAGATACTATAATCACACTATAATTTGTATTTTCACTATACCAACGTGAATTAATGAACATTCAAATAATATTATTGATAACCCTGGCGCTTTTGATAGCTCTGGGGTTTTCTTTTTTTCAGAATCTTTATAAGAACACGAAAAGTTCCGGGAATTATACACTTTTCGGACTTCGTAGTTTTTCTATATTTCTGATTCTTTTACTGCTTATCAATCCCAAGATTACTCATACTGAACGCTTTCAGGTGAAAGAGAAACTGGTAATATTATCCGATGCTTCAGAGTCTATTAAAATTCTTCAGAAGGATTCTGTTCTTCAGAACTTTCAAAACAAGATTCTCTCTTCAGAAAAGTTGAATGACAAATTCGAAATTATCCATTATAACTTCGGAAGGGACCTGCTAACTTCAGATAGTACTTCATACTTCAGTGAAGGACATACCAATATTCAGCAGTCTTTAAAACAGGCTGAAGAGCTAATGAATAACAATAAAGGTGTACTTGTTTTGCTTAGTGATGGAAATCAAAATACCGGCAGAGACTTTCGATATCATAAATCTTCTGGAACTACTGAAATTTTACCTATAATCGTAGGCGATACAAGTACTTTTGAAGATATAGCTATTCAGCGCATCAATGTAAACAGGTATGCCTTCCTGAATAATAAATTTCCTGTTGAAGTTTTCCTGAACTATTCTGGATCTAATGAACGTAATACGAAGCTGCAGATTCTGAACTCGGGAAAGGTTGTATTTCAGGAGGATCTGGAATTTTCTGAAAACAATAAATCTATTATTGTAAATGCTGAACTGGAAGCTAAAAGTATCGGACTCAAAGACTATATTGCCAGGCTTAGCCAATTACCAGATGAGAAGAATGTCAGAAACAATACCGAAAACTTCTCCGTGGAAATTGTAGACGAAAGCTCTAAGATCATGATTTTAAGTCCAGGTCCTCATCCAGATCTGGGAGCTTTAAAGACAGTTATAGAATCGAACTCACAACGTATGGTTGAGATACAATATATTCGTGATTTTAATAATCTTGAATTAACTGATATACAGTTGTTTGTGCTACACAATGTAAATCGAAACTTTCAAAGAACTATAGAGTCAATTTCTAATCTTGAGGCAGGAAAACTGTTTATCACAGGACCTGAAACTGACTGGCAATTTCTCAATGAACTCCAATTAGGATTCTCCAAGAACAGCATCGATCAACCACAGGATGTCTTTGCTGTTAAGAACGATAATTTCGCCATTTATCAGCCAAAACATTTTGACTACGAAGATTTACCGCCCTTACAAATTGCATTTGGAGAAACGGAAGTCGATGCAAATCGTTACGCAGTGCAGTTATATCAAAAAATACAGGGAGTCGAAACTGATAGTCCGCTTCTTGCCGTTTCCAGAGTCAAACCAAAAATAGGTCTGCTTACGGGTGAGAATATTTGGCGCTGGAGAGCGGCAAGTTTTCGGAAAGACAAGAATTTCGAGCAGTTCAATGGGTTTATTAGTGATTTGGTACAGAATTTAAGTGCTGTGAAATCTAATGAAAGATTGATCACAGAGCATCCGCAATCTTTTCTGGAGAATGAACTTGTAGAAATAAGTGCTGCTTATTACGACGAAAATTATAGCTTCGATTCCGGAGCTAACCTTAATATCAGCATTTTGGATAGTCTGGGAAATACTGTTATAAATTCCAGCCTTGTAGTCAGGAACCTGAAATATGTGGCAGAGATCGGGAATCTTGCACCTGGGAATTACACTTATAAATTACAGGCTGAAAATACGAATCTGCGAAAAACTGGAGCTTTCAACGTGCTCGACTATAATGCGGAAGAGCAACAGCAAGCAGCAAATCTGGCAGGTATGCAATTCCTTGCATCGAATAATAATTCAATCATATTTTACGAAGATCAGTTTAAAACCTTTGAAGACTA contains:
- the efp gene encoding elongation factor P, coding for MASTSDIRNGLCIRYNHDIYKITEFLHVKPGKGPAFVRTKLKSVTTGKVLDNTFSAGHKIEDIRVETHKFQFLYEDGEFWHFMNVEDYTQIRLTENALDMPKLLKEGEVVTILINTEDNMPLSVEMPGSVVLEVTHTEPGLKGNTATNATKPATVETGYEVNVPLFINEGDKIKIETEKGTYKERIKE
- a CDS encoding UDP-3-O-(3-hydroxymyristoyl)glucosamine N-acyltransferase; this translates as MKFPQEHRLSQIADLIDCSYVGDADFPVLGMNEIHVVNPGDIVFVDHPKYYDKALNSAATVILINKEVDCPDGKALLISEDPFRDFNKLTRYFKPFEKLNATIAESAKIGEGSIVQPNAVIGNDVSIGKNCLIHANVTIGDNCVIGDHVIIHSGTVLGGDAFYYKKRPEGFDKLLSGGRVVVQDHVEIGTNCSIDRGVTGDTTIGEGSKLDNLIQIGHDTVIGKNCLLASQIGIAGCVIVEDDVTIWGQVGIRSDIRIATGTVLMAQCGVSKDTTPGTTYWGTPFGEVRTKLREYAAIKQLPEIVKKLK
- a CDS encoding nuclear transport factor 2 family protein, whose product is MDLETKDIVTKFYESNFYKDEEVLKAYLHPDVELRWYGTTGFRKLNLEGISAITKEISESYESLRAETEKIISSGNEAAIHFTYFVRTIENPEEEMPLAHFVAMWELKDGKLYKGTQISQLGEEIDDDPWS
- a CDS encoding BlaI/MecI/CopY family transcriptional regulator; translated protein: MSLSNAEEELMQLLWKQEKAFMKELIEAYPNPKPATTTIATLLKRMQDKNFVAYEQIGRSREYYPKVSKKAYFSKRMNGMIKSFFDNSASQFASFFTEETDLTDDELKKLRKLIDDKIKKD
- a CDS encoding M56 family metallopeptidase; protein product: MLEYILKSAGCLLVLFAFYKFFLEAEKSNRLKRFYLIFMLLFSAILPFITISYEVAAKEFVDTAPMIVKSSEKSSAVQEVGFFDQYGSQIWLAIYFIGFLAFLLRFIWNLNKMRLTIKKGQLKKEFPYIYVLLGNSINPFSFLHYIFFSRKEFKNSQISEAVIAHEKAHVDQKHSWDLLFLELVNAIFWFNPIFIFIKKSIKLNHEFLADEQVLAKHQNLRDYSELLLGYSRGQDHNVLASPINHSLIKKRILMMTKNLSARRLSMKMLVLLPILGGCIYTFNQEIVAKPVLSIDENLELIEFQKKKSVYITVNKEDILLYDKPVSLKDFAEELDKTTKDWNDWQLKNPYFYVDFANSTTGFIEKLNAEYRKTELSRISGTEFLAPSAPETGATPPPPPPPPVQAIEGRNPASQSSNSSIGEQRDNLFSIQVAGSTLRVNGVKTNPGKLSETLDKLSEGITDEELKIYNFRMQVIDPASGYMESLNSEFRKSRMSKVSGHDILPPPPPVHRGEDHQVPKPPKPPKSTKPQKAPKPPKPPKRPKAAKTGEFVTGEEELLANESLEVNYIKEEMDSKDQKLKNKSKVKDKNKQNSVPNPPAPPAAPDPLKTIKVINAEGGIFFYNGKKISAKKATKIIESKNYTKIVVNQTGDSEGFMKITGSR
- the sucD gene encoding succinate--CoA ligase subunit alpha translates to MSVLVNKDSKVIVQGFTGSEGTFHAEQMIEYGTNVVGGVTPGKGGQKHLDKPVFNTVSEAVEQVGADVSIIFVPPAFAADAIMEAADAGIKVIITITEGIPVADMVKASDYIKDRDCRLIGPNCPGVITPGEAKVGIMPGFVFKKGKVGIVSKSGTLTYEAADQVVKQGLGITTAIGIGGDPIIGTTTKEAVELLMNDDETECIVMIGEIGGQLEADAAQWVKQNGNRKPVVGFIAGETAPAGRTMGHAGAIVGGSEDTAQAKKKILRENGIHVVDSPAEIGMKVAEVLKG
- the fabG gene encoding 3-oxoacyl-[acyl-carrier-protein] reductase, yielding MKLLQGKNAIITGGSRGIGKGIAQVFAEHGANVAFTYNSSAQSAEDLAKELEAKGVKAKAYQSNAASFEEAQKLIDDVNAEFGSIDIVINNAGITKDNLLMRMSEADFDKVIEVNLKSIFNMTKAVQRTMLKQRSGSIINMSSVVGVTGNAGQSNYAASKAGIIGFSKSMAQELGSRNIRTNVVAPGFIETEMTEKLDEKTVQGWRDSIPLKRGGKPEDIANTCVYLGSDLSSYVTGQVIHVDGGMHT